In the genome of Hyphobacterium sp. CCMP332, one region contains:
- a CDS encoding outer membrane beta-barrel protein, producing MYSSIKCIATLILILLGLSCGFSQTYNYAKSSVTYKSGIVKQGYILDTDLALLSAGIYFKENLNEEYILIPLDSIEKIQLNGNTYFEKYIDKKSNKAFLLLKMFDGEVSLYKFINNGKIRFLLKKDNIYYPISDKVRKAYDIGTYYRGVLTILLSDWKDLELKLYSTRYNENQLIQLLNAYNLSRNLPGKSLKRKKQNSLGFHTGLHQNRIYFLFKSTIDGRISGLSTSGFAGLFIERKFGQNFGTQIGINYIQFKGELINIGAQDDYLKKNYDAKFTYIGLPLQLNYYVLNKEMKILISGVFEYNNLVNQSFKVFIPKLNIENDVEFPEPGYHLRTNMGIALVYKGFIFQSLFCYGIGYSGIQPMIATWGNQVSLGYKLDL from the coding sequence ATGTACAGTTCAATTAAATGCATAGCAACATTAATCCTGATCTTATTGGGTCTTTCCTGTGGATTCTCACAAACCTATAACTACGCAAAAAGCTCAGTTACCTATAAATCCGGAATAGTAAAACAAGGATATATTCTGGACACAGATCTGGCTTTACTCTCTGCAGGAATTTACTTTAAAGAAAATTTGAATGAGGAATATATACTTATTCCATTAGACAGCATTGAAAAAATTCAACTTAATGGCAATACTTATTTTGAAAAATACATAGACAAAAAAAGTAATAAAGCTTTTCTACTCTTAAAAATGTTTGATGGTGAAGTTTCACTTTATAAATTCATAAATAATGGGAAAATTCGATTTCTATTAAAAAAAGACAATATTTATTATCCGATTTCAGATAAAGTTAGAAAAGCATATGATATCGGGACATATTACAGAGGAGTTCTAACAATTCTTTTAAGTGATTGGAAGGATTTGGAATTAAAATTATACTCGACCAGATACAATGAGAATCAACTAATACAGCTCCTAAATGCATACAATTTATCAAGAAACCTTCCAGGCAAATCCTTGAAAAGAAAAAAACAAAACAGTTTAGGCTTTCATACTGGTTTGCATCAAAACAGAATTTACTTTCTATTCAAATCCACAATTGATGGGAGAATTTCAGGATTAAGTACAAGTGGGTTTGCTGGCCTCTTTATAGAAAGAAAATTTGGACAAAACTTCGGAACTCAAATAGGAATAAACTACATCCAATTTAAAGGTGAACTCATAAACATTGGTGCGCAAGATGACTACTTAAAGAAAAATTACGATGCTAAATTTACATATATAGGTCTACCTCTTCAGTTAAATTATTATGTCTTAAATAAAGAAATGAAAATTTTAATTTCTGGCGTATTTGAATATAACAATTTAGTCAATCAATCATTTAAGGTCTTCATTCCCAAACTGAATATCGAAAATGACGTAGAATTTCCTGAGCCAGGCTATCATCTTAGGACAAATATGGGTATTGCTTTGGTTTACAAAGGTTTCATTTTTCAATCTTTATTTTGCTATGGAATTGGTTACAGCGGAATTCAACCCATGATCGCAACTTGGGGCAATCAAGTTTCATTAGGTTACAAATTGGATTTATAA
- a CDS encoding phosphatase PAP2 family protein: protein MNKYLLLVIVLLMLRIEVSGQKNDSSIYRFNYWVDIPVTVIGFGYNFYGQEKLRQAPRLSPEQYSNLSPQNVNAFDRSAAKQDPSFANEAHGLSDIALRTVPALPFFLGFDKEIRNDALNLTLMYLETHAVNTLIYLASAQNIKRNRPFVYNPDEIEERKSGPKSRDSFYSGHVSVVTSSSFFMCKVFLDYHPELRNKKFLLYGLASLPSFYTAYFRYKAGKHFPSDLIVGYLVGASVGILIPQFHKSKFYQKTNISMLPFQGGFRTSLSYQF from the coding sequence TTGAATAAATATCTTCTATTGGTGATCGTACTGTTAATGCTCCGAATTGAAGTCTCAGGGCAAAAAAATGACAGTTCAATTTACCGCTTTAACTATTGGGTCGATATACCGGTGACGGTAATTGGCTTTGGCTATAATTTTTACGGCCAGGAAAAACTGCGTCAAGCTCCACGTTTAAGTCCGGAACAATATTCAAATTTAAGCCCTCAAAATGTCAATGCATTTGACCGTTCCGCTGCTAAGCAGGACCCGTCCTTTGCCAATGAGGCCCATGGATTATCCGATATCGCTTTGAGAACTGTACCTGCCCTTCCCTTTTTTCTTGGATTTGACAAGGAAATCCGCAATGATGCGCTGAATCTCACTTTGATGTATCTTGAAACGCATGCTGTGAACACCCTGATTTATTTGGCTTCCGCTCAGAATATTAAAAGAAATCGTCCTTTTGTATATAATCCCGACGAAATAGAAGAAAGAAAATCAGGGCCCAAGAGCCGTGATTCATTTTACAGTGGCCATGTATCTGTAGTTACCAGTTCTTCATTTTTTATGTGCAAGGTATTTCTGGATTATCACCCCGAATTGAGAAATAAAAAATTTCTGTTGTATGGTTTGGCTTCTCTTCCTTCTTTTTATACAGCTTATTTTCGATATAAAGCCGGTAAACATTTTCCAAGCGACCTCATAGTAGGTTATTTGGTGGGTGCTTCCGTAGGTATTCTCATTCCGCAATTTCACAAATCTAAATTTTATCAAAAGACCAATATCAGTATGCTTCCTTTTCAAGGTGGCTTTCGCACCAGTTTAAGCTATCAGTTTTAG
- a CDS encoding HlyD family efflux transporter periplasmic adaptor subunit: protein MLNISRNSVSQFIKKEDFISLRYVERLHSGRVLLKILMYISIVSIIVMFIPWTQNIRARGSVTTIRPDQRPQTIHSIIAGRIEKWFVKEGDFVYRGDTILFISEIKDDYFDPQLLSRTRAQVVAKEMSVQSYIEKVNALENQIEALVQTRKLKLQQAENKLKQAHLKVTSDSIDFQAAIINFEIASEQFQRYEKLYKDGLQSLTDLENRKNKLQEAQAKMISAENKLLTSQNEVINAKVELTSIDAQYRDDIAKAKSEKFTALSGKYDAEAAVTKLENQFMNYSVRTGMYYITAPQDGYVTKAIQSGLGETIKEGASIVSIMPSQYDLAVEMYVNPLDLPLIEKKQEVRIQFDGWPAIVFSGWPNTSYGTYGGRVFAIDNFISDNGKYRLMVAPDPNDHPWPDALRVGAGTFNMLLLKDVPIWYELWRQINGFPPDYYKNDWNTEVNNKSKNSK, encoded by the coding sequence ATGCTTAATATTTCCAGAAATAGTGTGAGCCAATTTATCAAGAAAGAAGATTTTATCTCTCTTAGATATGTTGAAAGGTTACATTCAGGTAGGGTATTACTCAAAATATTGATGTATATCTCGATAGTATCAATAATCGTGATGTTCATCCCATGGACACAGAATATAAGAGCAAGAGGAAGTGTGACAACCATACGACCGGATCAAAGGCCTCAAACTATTCATTCCATAATTGCAGGTAGAATTGAAAAGTGGTTTGTAAAAGAAGGGGACTTTGTATACAGAGGAGACACCATTTTATTTATTTCTGAAATCAAGGATGATTATTTTGATCCACAATTACTTTCGAGAACCAGGGCACAGGTTGTTGCAAAAGAAATGTCGGTGCAATCTTATATTGAAAAAGTGAATGCATTGGAAAATCAAATTGAAGCGCTGGTACAAACCCGAAAATTGAAGCTTCAGCAAGCGGAAAACAAACTAAAACAGGCCCATTTGAAAGTAACTAGTGATTCCATTGATTTTCAGGCCGCTATTATCAATTTTGAGATCGCCAGTGAGCAGTTTCAACGTTATGAAAAACTCTATAAAGATGGTTTACAATCACTTACTGATCTTGAAAACCGGAAGAATAAATTGCAGGAAGCGCAGGCCAAAATGATCTCTGCAGAAAATAAATTACTGACAAGTCAAAATGAAGTAATAAATGCCAAAGTTGAGCTCACATCGATTGATGCACAATACCGCGATGATATTGCTAAAGCCAAATCAGAAAAGTTTACGGCTTTATCGGGTAAATACGATGCTGAGGCTGCAGTGACTAAACTCGAAAACCAATTCATGAATTATTCGGTAAGAACAGGCATGTATTATATCACTGCTCCACAGGATGGATATGTGACAAAGGCGATTCAATCCGGATTGGGAGAAACAATTAAGGAAGGTGCTTCAATTGTCAGTATTATGCCTTCGCAATACGACCTCGCAGTGGAAATGTATGTAAATCCATTGGATTTACCTCTGATCGAAAAGAAACAGGAAGTGCGAATACAATTTGACGGTTGGCCTGCAATTGTATTTTCCGGTTGGCCAAATACCAGCTATGGAACCTACGGAGGTAGAGTTTTCGCTATAGATAATTTTATAAGTGACAATGGCAAATACAGATTAATGGTTGCTCCCGATCCAAACGATCATCCCTGGCCGGATGCTTTACGGGTAGGCGCAGGCACATTCAATATGCTATTGCTAAAAGATGTGCCAATTTGGTATGAATTGTGGCGACAAATCAATGGTTTTCCTCCGGATTACTATAAGAACGACTGGAATACAGAAGTCAATAATAAGTCCAAAAACTCCAAATAG
- a CDS encoding helix-turn-helix transcriptional regulator: MMEFLSKVNIQVNENIYLKNPDSSNLGKNIISGSIDLIEKMGFEAFTFRKLGNEINSTEASIYRYFESKHKLLLYLINWYWAWMEYRLVFSMANINSPEERLQRAITLLTEEYNSEKKFNHIDTQKLFNIVIQESSKSYLIKEVDKVNQEGAFLAYKQLVGRVGDIILEINPKYKYPHMLISTVIEGAHHQRFFAEHLPRLTDVADGEATIPNFYNNMVLKTIKNEK; encoded by the coding sequence ATGATGGAATTTTTATCTAAAGTCAACATTCAGGTAAATGAGAACATCTACCTAAAAAATCCCGACTCCAGTAATTTGGGAAAAAACATAATTTCCGGGAGTATTGACCTAATTGAGAAAATGGGTTTTGAAGCCTTTACTTTCAGAAAGTTGGGAAATGAAATTAATTCAACTGAAGCGTCAATCTACCGTTACTTTGAAAGCAAGCACAAATTGCTTCTTTACCTAATCAATTGGTATTGGGCCTGGATGGAATACAGATTGGTTTTTTCAATGGCCAACATCAATTCCCCTGAAGAACGGCTTCAAAGAGCTATAACCTTATTAACCGAAGAATACAACTCTGAAAAAAAATTCAATCATATTGATACTCAGAAGTTATTCAACATAGTTATACAGGAATCGTCCAAATCATATTTAATTAAAGAAGTTGATAAGGTCAACCAGGAAGGAGCATTTTTAGCTTATAAGCAATTGGTAGGCCGGGTTGGGGATATAATTCTGGAAATTAATCCCAAATACAAATACCCACACATGCTTATTTCAACTGTGATTGAAGGAGCGCATCATCAACGTTTTTTTGCTGAACACCTTCCGCGACTAACCGATGTTGCCGACGGAGAAGCGACCATTCCTAATTTTTATAATAACATGGTTTTGAAGACCATTAAAAATGAAAAATAA
- a CDS encoding pirin family protein, with protein sequence MNRREFIKGSAILGFGLSAPTLLFGRSGMFESSNSRKIKRVINANKTNVGTLPILRAFAGNHTDYVSPFVLLDEFGPVTLSPRSQPLRVNAHPHAGVTPTTYFLSGSGHHKDSLNYDIQVGKGEFMIFNSGRGAIHMEETGQQLYDEGGDYHGFQIWLNMPMKYKWSDPSTEVFKKNTIPQFKGKGYSGKVVLGELFGLKSNVETYSPAFYYHIELDANGRLNIPVESNYNAFIYVLNGHIELEERKEIRANQLVLFERGGDHIKLYSINGSEIILLGGQPLNEPVYSYGPFVMNSREEIKKCIINYNSGAMGDPSKVN encoded by the coding sequence ATGAATAGACGAGAATTCATCAAAGGATCTGCAATCTTAGGCTTTGGTCTTTCAGCACCTACATTATTATTTGGAAGATCGGGAATGTTTGAATCTTCAAATAGCAGGAAAATTAAAAGAGTAATCAATGCGAATAAAACGAATGTAGGGACACTGCCTATATTAAGGGCTTTTGCCGGAAATCATACCGATTATGTATCGCCTTTCGTTTTACTTGATGAATTTGGGCCTGTTACATTAAGTCCCCGGTCTCAACCCCTTCGTGTAAATGCTCATCCTCATGCCGGAGTAACACCAACTACCTATTTTTTATCAGGCAGCGGGCATCATAAGGATAGTTTAAATTATGATATACAAGTGGGCAAAGGTGAGTTTATGATTTTCAATTCCGGTAGAGGTGCAATTCATATGGAGGAAACCGGACAGCAATTATATGATGAAGGTGGAGATTATCACGGTTTTCAGATTTGGCTAAATATGCCAATGAAATACAAATGGTCAGATCCATCAACTGAAGTGTTTAAAAAAAATACGATCCCTCAATTTAAAGGAAAGGGGTATTCCGGAAAAGTTGTACTTGGAGAATTATTTGGATTGAAATCCAATGTGGAAACCTACAGTCCGGCCTTTTATTATCATATTGAACTCGATGCCAATGGCAGGTTAAATATTCCTGTCGAATCTAATTATAATGCATTTATTTATGTGTTAAATGGCCATATTGAATTGGAAGAAAGAAAAGAAATCAGAGCTAATCAACTCGTTCTATTCGAAAGAGGAGGTGATCATATTAAACTTTACAGTATAAATGGTTCAGAAATAATCCTACTTGGCGGCCAACCACTTAATGAACCCGTTTATTCCTATGGTCCATTTGTGATGAATTCCAGAGAAGAAATAAAGAAATGCATTATCAATTATAATTCAGGAGCGATGGGTGATCCATCAAAGGTTAATTAA
- a CDS encoding DUF3307 domain-containing protein, with protein MGDFLFQTTKMATSKAHSLKWLSLHALVYGSIMTVFAILIIDIEKGLIFGLVNMLLHFITDFFTSKVMVKYLKRPRIFFPLLGIDQMIHMITLHLTLENISKIQDLIV; from the coding sequence ATGGGCGACTTTTTATTTCAGACCACAAAAATGGCCACTTCAAAGGCTCATAGCTTAAAATGGCTAAGCCTGCATGCATTGGTCTATGGAAGTATTATGACTGTATTTGCTATCCTTATAATAGACATTGAGAAAGGCTTAATTTTTGGTTTAGTCAATATGCTATTACATTTTATTACCGATTTTTTCACAAGCAAGGTGATGGTCAAATATTTAAAAAGGCCCAGAATATTTTTTCCTTTGCTTGGAATAGATCAAATGATTCATATGATCACGCTGCATTTGACTTTGGAAAATATTTCTAAAATTCAGGATTTAATAGTTTAA
- a CDS encoding sodium-dependent bicarbonate transport family permease, which translates to MTFDLLLENLTNPALLFFFLGILAVQLKSDLEIPPTSSKFISLYLLFSIGFKGGQELAHSNMDLEILWSLVFGIILALVIPIYSFFILKKKFGVFNAGAIAAAYGSVSAVTFVTAVSFLEIQKIEFGGHMVAVMALMEAPSIIIGVLLMSYFNKKDNSEINIPEVIRHSFTNGSVLMVMGSLVIGFLASDQQAEGIRPFTTDIFKGFLAVFLLDMGIISGKRLSSFLENGWFALIFAIVVPFFNGILTAYLSSFFTQSEGNQLLFSILAASASYIAVPAAMRLAAPEANQSLYIPMALAITFPFNITLGMPIYLYIIQSI; encoded by the coding sequence ATGACCTTTGATCTTTTACTTGAAAATCTAACAAATCCGGCTTTATTATTCTTTTTTCTTGGAATATTAGCTGTACAGCTCAAAAGTGATCTTGAGATTCCACCAACCTCATCCAAGTTTATCTCGCTTTATCTTTTGTTTTCAATTGGTTTTAAGGGAGGACAGGAACTCGCTCATAGTAACATGGATCTTGAAATTCTATGGTCTCTGGTGTTCGGAATAATTTTAGCTCTGGTGATTCCGATTTACTCATTTTTTATCCTGAAAAAGAAATTTGGTGTATTTAATGCCGGGGCAATTGCAGCAGCTTATGGTTCAGTAAGTGCTGTAACCTTTGTTACGGCAGTTTCATTTCTCGAAATTCAAAAAATTGAATTTGGTGGACATATGGTGGCAGTTATGGCCCTTATGGAAGCCCCTTCAATAATAATTGGTGTTTTGCTTATGTCGTATTTTAACAAAAAGGACAATTCTGAAATTAATATTCCTGAGGTTATACGTCATTCATTTACAAATGGAAGCGTACTTATGGTTATGGGAAGTTTGGTCATCGGATTTCTGGCCAGTGATCAGCAGGCAGAGGGAATCAGGCCTTTTACCACCGATATATTCAAGGGCTTTTTGGCAGTATTTTTATTGGATATGGGCATCATTAGTGGAAAACGGCTTTCTTCTTTTCTCGAAAACGGTTGGTTTGCCTTAATTTTTGCCATTGTGGTTCCTTTCTTTAACGGAATCCTAACTGCCTATCTTTCCTCATTTTTTACTCAATCTGAAGGCAACCAATTGTTGTTTTCGATTTTGGCAGCCAGTGCATCGTATATTGCTGTACCTGCAGCCATGCGATTGGCAGCGCCCGAAGCCAATCAAAGTTTGTACATTCCAATGGCTTTAGCTATTACCTTTCCATTTAATATCACTCTGGGAATGCCCATTTATCTTTATATTATTCAAAGTATTTAA
- a CDS encoding ATP-binding cassette domain-containing protein: MSDYSNTSLTPLERFWRLLKPDSPEIRNVYIYSIFIGLINLSLPLGIQAIINLIQGGQVSTSWIVLLVFVVGGVAVAGVLQIYQMRITENLQQKIFTRASFEFAYRIPRVRLEALYRYYAPELMNRFFDTMSVQKGLPKILIDFSGASLQVIFGLILLSFYHPFFIIFSLILVLLVYAIFWLTAKRGLETSLEESKYKYQTAHWLEEMARTSVTFKLAGKTDLPLQVTDKLTGDYLKSREGHFSVLVQQYSLMVVFKSIVALGLLALGGILVMEQLMNIGQFVAAEIIILLIMNSVEKLIMSFETIYDVLTALEKMGQVTDMELEQSEGIDLIEQCDKNGLTVDLDNVSFYYPGQKKAALRDISLHLACSDKVMITGENGSGKSTLVQVLAGLYDVQDGGISYNGFPIGNVNLESLRSVIGDYMSQEQLFEGTIIQNIAMGREVATFDNVKWAVKNLGLEEFVRKLPYGYDTMIAPEGKRLPKSIVEKILIARAIADKPKLLLIEDAFEHLDEIDRRKIIDFLTDKENEWTMVTVSADPYVAKRSDKIFEVKDGEIIHRGTYKEMESLAKLKKNRDA; this comes from the coding sequence ATGAGTGATTACTCAAATACATCTTTAACGCCATTAGAAAGATTTTGGAGGCTTCTGAAACCAGACAGCCCGGAAATCAGAAATGTTTATATCTATTCAATTTTTATTGGATTGATAAATCTTTCCTTGCCTCTTGGAATTCAGGCCATTATCAATTTGATCCAGGGGGGGCAGGTGAGTACCTCATGGATTGTGTTGCTGGTATTTGTTGTTGGCGGCGTCGCTGTTGCAGGGGTATTACAGATATACCAGATGCGAATTACGGAGAACTTGCAACAAAAAATATTCACCAGAGCTTCTTTTGAATTTGCATACCGAATACCCAGGGTAAGGTTGGAAGCCTTGTATCGCTATTACGCGCCCGAATTAATGAATCGCTTTTTTGATACCATGTCGGTACAAAAAGGATTGCCAAAAATTCTCATTGATTTTTCAGGAGCATCTTTACAGGTGATTTTTGGATTGATATTACTGTCATTTTATCATCCATTCTTTATCATTTTCAGTTTAATTTTAGTCTTGCTGGTTTATGCGATATTTTGGTTAACAGCCAAAAGAGGCCTGGAAACAAGTTTGGAAGAATCAAAATACAAATACCAAACAGCACACTGGTTAGAGGAAATGGCAAGAACCAGTGTCACCTTTAAGCTTGCTGGCAAAACCGATTTACCACTTCAGGTAACTGATAAATTGACAGGCGATTACCTTAAATCAAGGGAAGGGCATTTCTCTGTATTAGTTCAACAGTATTCTTTGATGGTGGTTTTCAAATCGATCGTTGCACTCGGATTGTTGGCACTTGGTGGAATTCTAGTGATGGAACAGCTCATGAATATTGGACAATTCGTAGCTGCGGAAATCATTATCCTACTTATTATGAATTCTGTTGAAAAACTCATCATGAGTTTTGAAACCATATATGATGTATTAACTGCTCTCGAAAAGATGGGGCAGGTGACGGACATGGAACTCGAACAATCGGAAGGAATAGACTTGATAGAACAATGCGATAAAAATGGTCTTACTGTCGATCTGGATAATGTATCTTTTTATTACCCCGGACAGAAAAAAGCGGCATTAAGGGATATCTCATTGCATTTGGCGTGTAGCGATAAGGTCATGATTACCGGAGAAAACGGATCGGGAAAAAGCACTCTGGTTCAGGTTTTGGCAGGACTTTATGATGTCCAGGATGGGGGGATTTCCTATAACGGTTTTCCCATAGGCAATGTAAACCTGGAGTCGCTCAGGTCAGTAATAGGCGATTACATGTCGCAGGAGCAACTTTTTGAAGGAACAATAATTCAAAACATCGCTATGGGCAGAGAAGTAGCCACTTTTGACAATGTGAAATGGGCCGTTAAAAATCTGGGATTGGAAGAATTTGTCAGAAAATTGCCTTACGGATACGACACCATGATCGCGCCAGAGGGTAAAAGACTGCCTAAAAGTATTGTGGAAAAAATTCTAATAGCAAGGGCCATTGCGGATAAACCTAAACTCCTTTTAATTGAAGATGCATTTGAACATCTGGACGAAATTGACAGAAGAAAAATTATAGATTTTCTGACAGATAAAGAGAATGAATGGACCATGGTGACAGTTTCTGCGGATCCATATGTTGCAAAGAGATCGGATAAAATATTTGAGGTAAAAGACGGGGAAATAATTCACAGAGGAACCTATAAGGAAATGGAATCATTGGCAAAACTCAAAAAGAACAGGGATGCTTAA
- a CDS encoding ABC transporter permease encodes MLIHNLKITLRSFQKSKSSFIINILGLSAGLLCTLLIFLWVQNELSIDRFHKDEKRVFRAMEHQRYANGDIMTTWSTPGVLAAELKKEIPEIEYASTGSWSFQHLITFNEKSLRLNGLYADQDFFEIFTFPIKEGNKDILLNDLNSIVVSEHFAEMVFGQEKALGKTIQLDKDNTYKVTGVFYDVPASSSMKFDYVLSAEKWRKDNEWLRQWDSNGPRTYVKLKENTDYHFVNEKISDFIKQRNEGSVVELFLYPYADAYLYGRFENAVQSGGRIEYVQLFSIIALFVLLIACINFMNLSTAKASRKAKEVGIRKALGAHRKSLIQQYLFESFFLTAASIFVAVAIIPLIIPYFNEITGKELSLVFNTNLVFGLLLILVVTGLFAGSYPALYLSAFQPVKVLKNEIKSSWGELWARRGLVVFQFGLSIFLIIAVTVVYSQIQFVQDKNLGYKKENLIMYLLEGKLSGGQNESFTNELKALPGVINASVSGHDFIGRNNNTGGLSWPGKLKDEVVLFENFRGNHSLIETMGIEVKEGRSFSKDFSTDSSAIIFNETAIRLMRLENPIGTKVNLWGKERRIIGVTRDFHFQSFRSEVSPGFFILDDNVWFGQARIKGDMIAETIDEIKKLHEEFNPGFSFEYSFQDENYDELYTSERRVASISQYFAGFAILISCLGLFGLASFTAERRIKEIGIRKVLGASVRSLVILLTNEFTRLVLIAIFISIPVAWWVSKNWLEEFAYHIELSWVFFLLAGILALLVALITVSSQAWNAANVNPVDTLKDE; translated from the coding sequence ATGCTAATCCACAATTTGAAAATTACGCTGCGCTCTTTCCAAAAGAGCAAATCCTCATTTATTATTAATATCCTCGGGCTAAGTGCCGGCTTGCTTTGTACCCTGCTGATTTTTTTATGGGTTCAAAATGAACTGAGCATTGATAGGTTTCACAAAGACGAAAAGCGGGTTTTCAGGGCAATGGAACACCAGCGCTACGCCAATGGCGATATCATGACAACATGGTCTACGCCGGGAGTCTTGGCGGCAGAGTTGAAAAAAGAAATTCCTGAGATTGAATATGCCAGCACGGGTTCCTGGTCATTTCAGCATTTAATTACATTCAATGAAAAATCTCTTCGGTTAAATGGACTTTATGCCGATCAGGACTTTTTTGAAATTTTCACTTTTCCAATAAAAGAGGGTAATAAGGATATTTTGCTTAATGACTTAAATTCAATAGTAGTCAGTGAGCATTTTGCTGAAATGGTTTTTGGGCAGGAAAAGGCGCTTGGCAAGACAATACAATTGGATAAGGATAATACATACAAGGTGACCGGTGTATTTTACGATGTTCCTGCCAGTTCAAGTATGAAATTTGATTATGTTTTAAGCGCAGAGAAATGGAGGAAAGACAACGAATGGTTGAGACAATGGGATAGCAATGGCCCCAGAACTTATGTAAAGCTCAAGGAGAATACGGATTATCATTTTGTGAATGAAAAAATATCTGATTTTATAAAACAGCGAAATGAAGGATCTGTAGTAGAATTATTCCTCTATCCATACGCCGATGCCTATTTATACGGCAGATTTGAAAATGCAGTGCAAAGCGGTGGGAGGATCGAATATGTACAACTCTTTTCAATAATTGCACTTTTTGTACTTCTCATTGCGTGTATCAATTTTATGAATTTGTCTACGGCAAAAGCGAGTCGAAAAGCCAAGGAAGTAGGAATTAGAAAAGCATTGGGAGCACATCGCAAATCCTTAATTCAGCAATACCTTTTTGAAAGCTTTTTTTTAACCGCCGCTTCAATTTTTGTTGCCGTTGCAATCATCCCATTGATTATTCCCTATTTTAATGAAATTACAGGTAAGGAATTGAGTCTTGTATTTAATACCAATCTTGTTTTTGGACTTCTTTTAATTTTAGTTGTTACCGGTTTATTTGCAGGGAGCTATCCCGCACTTTATTTGTCGGCGTTTCAACCTGTGAAAGTGCTTAAAAATGAAATTAAAAGTTCCTGGGGAGAGCTTTGGGCGAGAAGAGGTCTGGTTGTATTTCAATTTGGACTTTCGATATTTTTAATTATTGCCGTCACTGTAGTTTATTCACAAATTCAATTCGTACAAGACAAAAACCTTGGTTATAAAAAAGAAAACCTCATCATGTATTTGCTTGAGGGGAAATTATCCGGAGGTCAAAATGAATCCTTTACCAATGAGTTGAAAGCTTTACCGGGTGTGATCAATGCAAGTGTTTCTGGTCATGACTTTATAGGACGAAATAATAATACAGGAGGTTTAAGTTGGCCGGGAAAATTAAAGGATGAGGTGGTATTATTTGAAAACTTTAGAGGAAATCATTCGCTAATTGAAACCATGGGCATAGAAGTTAAGGAAGGTAGAAGCTTTTCCAAAGATTTTAGTACTGATAGCTCTGCAATTATCTTTAATGAAACCGCGATTCGCTTAATGCGACTTGAAAATCCTATTGGAACCAAAGTTAATCTTTGGGGAAAGGAAAGAAGAATTATAGGCGTAACCAGGGACTTCCATTTTCAATCATTCCGTTCGGAAGTATCACCTGGGTTTTTTATCCTGGATGATAACGTTTGGTTTGGTCAGGCGAGAATAAAAGGTGATATGATTGCGGAGACAATAGATGAAATTAAAAAGCTACATGAAGAATTTAATCCGGGATTTAGTTTTGAATATAGTTTTCAGGATGAGAATTACGATGAACTATATACTTCAGAAAGACGCGTTGCTTCCATTTCACAGTATTTTGCCGGTTTTGCGATTTTAATATCCTGTTTGGGTTTATTCGGTTTGGCTTCTTTTACTGCTGAGCGTCGTATTAAAGAAATTGGCATCCGAAAAGTTCTTGGGGCAAGTGTAAGGAGTCTTGTTATCCTGCTCACTAATGAATTTACCCGTTTGGTATTGATCGCAATATTTATTTCAATTCCGGTTGCCTGGTGGGTGAGCAAAAACTGGTTGGAAGAGTTCGCATATCATATTGAATTAAGCTGGGTTTTCTTTTTGCTTGCAGGGATATTGGCTTTATTGGTAGCTTTGATAACGGTAAGTTCACAAGCCTGGAATGCAGCCAATGTAAACCCGGTAGATACCCTTAAGGATGAATAA
- a CDS encoding VOC family protein has product MSFPEKEMAITTILVVADIEKSKNWYTKVLGASLYREYGGSSVVLQFLEHWLLIVSEGEPTADKPDVYFSRPDNPNRVSHAFTIRVKDCQKSYEELKDRGAEFISPPYDHGYEIRCFFRDPDGHLFEISQA; this is encoded by the coding sequence ATGAGTTTTCCCGAAAAAGAGATGGCCATCACTACAATATTGGTGGTTGCGGATATAGAAAAATCAAAAAATTGGTACACCAAGGTACTTGGAGCCTCTCTGTATAGAGAATATGGAGGGAGCTCTGTAGTATTGCAATTTTTGGAACATTGGTTATTAATAGTTAGTGAGGGTGAGCCAACTGCAGATAAGCCCGATGTTTATTTTTCAAGACCGGACAATCCAAATCGGGTGAGTCATGCCTTTACCATACGCGTGAAAGACTGTCAGAAATCATACGAAGAACTAAAAGACAGGGGTGCAGAATTTATTAGCCCACCCTACGATCACGGTTATGAAATACGCTGTTTTTTCAGGGATCCCGATGGCCATTTGTTCGAAATAAGCCAGGCCTGA